Within the Neorhodopirellula lusitana genome, the region TCATCATGACCAACAACGAAGAGCCCTGTGATGTGTGTTGACGAAGATCTTTGATGGCGAGCGTGAAGATGTTGGACCACATGATGGAGTTGAACAAACCGGTACCGAGCGCGGCCCAGAAAGCAAGCGACCCACCGGCAAAAGCGGCGATGCACAGCAGTGTGATCATGGAAATCGAGAACACCCACAACACACGAGCAGCGTTGCCTTGCCCAAAGACAAAGGCGAGGAAATTGATCGCAATCAACAGGAAGAACGGCGCGACCTGACTTGGCGACATGAACTCCATCGCGAAGACGCCATCATCCAATCGAATCGCGGTCACAACGTAAACGACAAAGAACACTGCAACCGCCGTGGCGATCATAGCGACGTACTTGCTCGACTGACTGGACATGTCGCTGAGTGAAATCGCACCACAAAGGCGACCAATCATGGCACCACCCCAGTAGTAAGCGAGATAGATACTGGCGGTTGCTTCGGGCAGCCCCATGATGTCTTCATGCTTCATGAAGTTAATCAGATAACTTCCGATGGCGACTTCGCCACCGACGTACATGAAGATCGCGACCATTCCAAAACGCAAATGGGGAAACCGCAAAGCGCCAAGGCTGTTGCTGGTCGATTCTTCCTCTTTGGTGAAACTGGGAAGATGACTTCGCCATACGATGATCGCCAGTAAGACGAATAGCGATCCGTAGATCAGGTATGGGATTTTAATCGAGTCGATCGTGACTTCGCCATTGGTCGCGAAGACTTTGTAAAGCAACAGACCGCCTGCAATCGGAGCGATCGTGGTTCCCAGAGAGTTAACGCCTTGAGCCAGATTCAAACGACTCGACGCCGTTTCAGGTTTCCCCAAAATCGCGGCGTAAGGATTCGCAGCGATTTGCAGCAGCGTCACTCCCGTGGCCAGCAAAAACAAGGCGCCCAGGAAGAACGGATACGCCCGAAACTCGGCCGCTGGATAGAACATCGCACACCCCAAACCACAAATCAGCAGCGCGATGATGATACTCAGCTTGTAACCGATTCGATTGATCGGGTCGCCGCTGGAGAGCGAGATAAAGTAGTACGCCAGCGAGACGAAAAAGAACGCCCCAAAGAAGGCGAATTGAACCAGCCCAGCTTGAAAGTACGACAGGCTGAAGCTGTCTTTCAGATAGGGGATCAACACGTCGTTCATGACCGTGATGAATCCCCACAGGAAAAACAGCATGGTGATCGTGATGAACGGTTTCCGATAATCCGGAGTCGCTTCGTTGGTAGTCATCGAGGCCCTATCATAAACCTGTGATGGGAGAAATTGCCACAAGCGTGGTCGACCGTGCCGGGTGGTCCTGTGCTGGCACGCAGTCGAGACAGGGGCGATCGTTGCGGCTATCAAGCAGAAAAGAGTTCAAGAAGCATAGCATCTTGGAATTCAGACCGATAGCACGACATTAGGGAGTCAACGACTCCGTTGCTGATCAGGAATTGTCCCCAAACTCGTTCCCGATTGTCGTGCTCCCCTCAGGCGTGCATTCCCTCGCCGCCTTTGGAAAATCGCAGACCAAGTAACAGAGACGCTCCGTTGTGCGGTCCGCCAGCTAAGTCGTCACGTTCTCAAACGCTTCTTGCGGAACGGCACAGGGCCTGTGCCTATCTACGATTGAAAATCAACAGGCTGCTCGAATCACCCGCCGGAAACGGGTGGCGACCATCTCGATACGTCTCTCTCGTTTCAGGACGATTCCGTAGCGGTCTGCGTCGT harbors:
- a CDS encoding sugar MFS transporter, which produces MTTNEATPDYRKPFITITMLFFLWGFITVMNDVLIPYLKDSFSLSYFQAGLVQFAFFGAFFFVSLAYYFISLSSGDPINRIGYKLSIIIALLICGLGCAMFYPAAEFRAYPFFLGALFLLATGVTLLQIAANPYAAILGKPETASSRLNLAQGVNSLGTTIAPIAGGLLLYKVFATNGEVTIDSIKIPYLIYGSLFVLLAIIVWRSHLPSFTKEEESTSNSLGALRFPHLRFGMVAIFMYVGGEVAIGSYLINFMKHEDIMGLPEATASIYLAYYWGGAMIGRLCGAISLSDMSSQSSKYVAMIATAVAVFFVVYVVTAIRLDDGVFAMEFMSPSQVAPFFLLIAINFLAFVFGQGNAARVLWVFSISMITLLCIAAFAGGSLAFWAALGTGLFNSIMWSNIFTLAIKDLRQHTSQGSSLLVMMIVGGAIVPLIMGAAADSIGIQLAFVVPIINYVYIAFYGLIGHRVGEDAEIQPEIAA